The following coding sequences lie in one Rhea pennata isolate bPtePen1 chromosome 10, bPtePen1.pri, whole genome shotgun sequence genomic window:
- the BBS4 gene encoding Bardet-Biedl syndrome 4 protein: MAEPQAEPVSSLPVATEPPKPRPKKAPELPVLERKNWLIYLLYVRKDYDACKALIKEQLQESHGMCEYAVYVQALILRLEGKIQESLELFQTCAILNPRSADNLKQVARSLFLLGKHKAAIEVYNEAAKLSEKDWEISHNLGVCYMYLKHFNKAQDQLNNALELNKHDLTYMMLGKIHLLEGETDKALEVYKKAVEFSPENTELLTTLGLLYLQLGDYQKAFEHLGNALTYDPTNYKATLAAGSMMQTHGDFDVALTKYRMVAGAAPESPPLWNNIGMCFFGKKKYVAAISCLKRANYLAPFDWKILYNLGLVHLTMQQYASAFHFLSAAINFQPKMGELYMLLAVALTNLEDVENAKRSYEQAVALDKCNPLVNLNYAVLLYNQGDKKGALCQYQEMEKKVNVLKESSSLDFDPEMVDVAQKMGAALQVGESLVWTRPAKESKSKQRAAPSGKSSSIQQPLGSNQALGQAMSSAAGYGKTTQLPSGAGASAPLAKPPSLPLEPEPGSETGPEETTAPTEAEERRKEKCKSRQAAD; the protein is encoded by the exons CGCCGGAGTTACCAGTCCTAGAGAGAAAAAACTGGTTGATCTATCTGCTCTACGTTCGCAAAGACTACGACGCGTGTAAG GCCCTCATCAAGGAGCAACTCCAGGAGTCTCATGGAATGTGCGAATATGCAGTGTATGTTCAAG CTCTGATATTGCGCCTGGAGGGGAAAATTCAAGAGTCTCTTGAACTTTTTCAGACGTGTGCCATTCTGAACCCTCGAAGTGCTGACAACCTCAAGCAGGTGGCACGATCACT GTTTCTTTTGGGGAAACACAAGGCAGCCATTGAAGTGTACAATGAAGCAGCTAAGCTCAGTGAAAAGGACTGG GAGATCAGCCACAACCTGGGTGTGTGCTACATGTACCTGAAACATTTCAACAAG GCACAAGACCAGCTCAACAATGCCCTAGAGCTCAACAAACATGACCTGACTTACATGATGCTGGGGAAAATTCACCTATTGGAAGGGGAGACGGATAAAGCCCTTGAAGTCTATAAGAAGGCAGTAGA ATTTTCTCCAGAGAACACAGAGCTCCTTACAACTTTGGGGTTACTCTACCTGCAG CTTGGGGATTACCAGAAGGCTTTTGAACACCTTGGAAACGCGCTTACTTATGACCCCACCAACTACAAG GCCACCTTGGCAGCAGGCAGCATGATGCAGACCCATGGAGATTTTGATGTTGCCCTCACCAAATACAGGATGGTAGCTGGTGCTGCACCTGAAAGCCCCCCGCTGTGGAACAACATTGGAATGTGCTTCTTTGGCAAGAAGAAATATGTAGCA GCTATCAGTTGCCTGAAGCGAGCAAACTACTTGGCTCCCTTTGACTGGAAGATTCTGTACAATTTGGGGTTAGTGCACCTCACGATGCAGCAGTATGCGTCTGCTTTCCACTTCCTCAGTGCTGCCATCAACTTCCAGCCCAAGATGGGAGAACTCTATATGCTCCTGGCAG TTGCTCTGACAAACCTCGAAGATGTTGAGAACGCAAAACGTTCCTATGAGCAAGCTGTGGCACTGGACAA gTGCAATCCCCTCGTCAACCTGAACTATGCTGTCCTGCTCTACAACCAGGGGGACAAGAAAGGAGCCCTCTGCCAGTACCAGGAGATGGAGAAGAAGGTCAatgtgctgaaggagagcaGTTCTCTTGACTTTGACCCTGAG ATGGTGGATGTGGCCCAGAAGATGGGAGCTGCCCTGCAGGTGGGGGAGAGCCTGGTTTGGACTAGACCTGCTAAAGAGTCTAAATCCAAGCAGCGAGCTGCTCCATCAGGGAAGTCGTCCAGCATTCAGCAACCTTTGGGCTCCAACCAGGCCCTGGGTCAAGCCATGTCCTCAGCTGCTGGATATGGGAAAACCACGCAGCTTCCCTCAG GTGCTGGAGCATCAGCTCCCCTTGCAAAGCCTCCCTCGCTGCCTCTGGAACCAGAACCAGGCTCGGAAACAGGCCCCGAGGAGACCACAGCTCCAACAGAAGCTGAGGAAcgaaggaaagaaaagtgcaaGAGCAGGCAGGCAGCGGACTAG